The sequence GTTATTGTTATTCGATGTTTAATATTTTTGAGCCGATTAGTTTGGCTATCCATCATGAATTACCCGAGTTGATTTTTCAAAAAGAACGTTGTTTGAATAAGTCACCAATTGGTGCATCACACGAATATCTGCTTGTATCAAGATTCGAGTTTTTTTTTTGGGCATACAATTTGGAGTTATGTTTTGCAGTAGTTAAGTTTTCTTGTCAAGCTTATTCATCCAAGTCAAAAGATCTTGGTTCAGTAAGTACATCCTTAGGGCCCTGCTGAATGAATATATCAAATGCTTAAGGATCAGTATGTTTGTATGTGACCctattaagttttgtgtgattatgTAGCTTTGTTTAATCGTAATTTCTCTTTTTTTTCTGACGCAGAAATATGGGAAAATAGACGTGGTAGTGTCGAATGCCGCTGCTAATCCTTCAGTTGATGCCATTCTTCAAACTAAAGAAACATCCCTTGATAAGCTTTGGGAAATCAATGTTAAAACGTCTATATTGCTTCTTCAGGTACGTCTCATTCATAGCTTCTTATTTATTATTTTGCTGGAAGTTCGTTTAATGACTGACTGATTGTTAACCATCTATTTTCAATACCTCAAAACTTAAATCAAGAAATACACTATGGCTTTAATACTGTACGTTTTCTCCTGATTTTCTAACAGGAAGCATCCACTCACTTGACGAAAGGTTCATCGATTGTTTTTATTTCCTCGATCAGCGCTTTTGAACCCCCAGCAGGCTTGGCGATGTACGGTGTCACAAAAACCGCTCTTCTTGGTCTTACAAAGGTGTTTTTTTATATCTTTGAGTATTCTTCTTTAGAAACTCCTATACCATCTGCCGATATAGATTGATTGAAAAATGTTGTTGCTAGTGCAACCAGTTCAGTAACTCTTGCTGATTTAAAATGTTTTTACATTATGTGTTTAGGCTCTTGCAACCGAGTTGGCCCCACATACTCGTGTGAACTGTGTCGCTCCAGGGTTTGTACCTACCCACTTTGCCGAATACATTACCAGCAATCCAGCCATGGTAAGTTTCCTTTATTCATGTAGGGTGTGTGTGTTTGCCTTTAACAAAAAGGTGTCCTTTTATTCATAATTTCATATCAACAATGAGATGTTAAGTTTGTTAACCCTTGTATTTGGGCTTTTTACACAAACTAATAAATCTCGTGAAAATACAATGGACAATTTCGATAGAATCAACTATTTCGGCCCTTTTTAACATTCGAGCATTAATCAAATGCATAAACATCTTTCAATCATGTATCAAGGTCAAGGACAAGATAAGGAAAATTAGTAACAACGACAACTTTTGGATACACTATTTTAACTTTTTTTTGTCATGAGACAATGGAGATTTTATTTCGTTTTACATAGAATATGTAACTAATTTTCAAGAGGTGACAAGTTCAAACCTTAGTACCAACATATCGCGGGTGGCCATGGAAAAGGGTAGGAAACGGTCACAGCATAAACCGATTAGGTCTCGTACATTTTAGTAATAAAATACCCCCCTTCGTTTGGTAGCCTGAACAAGactaacctaaaacgtttaccagTTTAGCCATATAAAATATGCAAGTCAGAATTTATGAAGCTCTGACTTATATTTCATGAACAGAGGAAGGACCTTGAAGGTAAGACACCGCTAAAGAGGCTTGGGACAACAGAAGACATGGCTGCAGCCACCGCTTTCTTGGCTTCTGATGAAGCTTCATATATAACCGGTGAGACTATTGTGGTTGCCGGAGGAGCACCTTCCCGCTTATGATCTCcttttttatttttaacttttttcCTCTTTTAAGCTTCTTGTGTGCAACTTCagaatttatataactatataatataatgACTGGTGACTTTGAAGTTTGGCAAATAAAAGTGTGTTTAGCTGCAGACACTTTTATCCTTTTTTATTCATCTCTAGTATTCTAGAAAATCAAGGGTGATTTTCTAGCTGATGTTATTTACACAGGCGATTTTGCTCTATACACGGGAATAAAACGTGTACTTAGCGTTGTATTTTATAACCCGTCTGACCTGTCCAATTTAGTAAATATCTTCACCCATATCATTAACAAGCCCTTAAAATTAATCAGTGTCACACTTGATACATGAAAGTTCTTGTACACATTTGTAGATACTAGGAATATAGATCATCGTACACTGGTCATTAGTATGTTTATATGTATTGAAGAACATCAATCCTCCATTTTCAAACCGTAAAGTCAAAGAATTGAATTCTATTAGTGTCTGTTCAAAACTTCAGATGCTTTGATTGCGATATTTTAGATAATTCGTACAACCCAAACATTACAGATTATTAACAGCATAATTATCTTAGACCCCGTCTGGCTCACGGAATCCAATGAGATTCtggcggaattggaattgaatttagacacgacGCATGTCTAAATCCAAATGCATGTGCCGTACATAAACCTCGGATGATTTATATCCCAAAGGAAGTTTTGCATATACCCTTGCAAATGAAGCTGTGTCCGCCCATGTGTGGCTAACCACGAAGAATTAGGATCGAACCCAATACATATTTCACAAAATCCCTTCATTTTGCAAGAGGGATCGTAACACTCGATTGAAGTTAAACTACACTTTTTTTATGAGTTCCTAAATATACATTCTAAAGGTCTAAACTATAATATCTAGCAAACTAAACCCATATTCTTGTTTAGGATACACCCGTAAGTTCAAAGTACTGAAGCCTTTAGTAAGCCATGTTATGACTGTACTTGATAAGAGTGTGAGCTAACTAAAAAAGTACTACTTGTGCTTTCATGTCAAACCGTGcatcaaataaatatttaataagtACTTTATCACATTATTAAATTGTAAACATTTTGGAGCTCTTGATGAGGTTAAACATCCACATATACATCTTCTAAATTTAAAAAGCAAATTGCTGACCTCATCTATATTCTTGAATACAAGTGAAAAGTCAATGATTTTCAAACCTTCAAGAGGAACTTTGTAAGCGGGATTTGATCCACGATTCGAGGTGTTGAAACTCCTGATTGTTTAGCGAATGGGCAAGTCCAGGATACGCCTGTCATTTTGAGAATTCAAGAAGAGCATTCAAGTGAATATGGAATAACTAAAATTTCATTCAATATGGTAAACATAAGTTTTTGGAAGAAAAATCAAGAACATCAAACTATTCGTAAAAATCATGAAAAACATATAGAAATTTAACATTTAAAACTACTGAAAAGGCAAAAAGTTGCAATCTTTGTGACATCCGAAGAAGAAGAATGTGGCAATTTTAACTGGTCAGACTTAGTACCTTAAATTCACAGTTCATGCCAACATGTTGAAGGAATGGTGGGCCCGCTTGTCCAGCTTCGAATAGAGCCGTCCCATCAGCCATACCATGAGACCACAACATTGGGGTCTGCACATTGATCAAATACTCATTACAATTAAGCTTCCGGGTAGCAAAAGAAACTATAATTCAGCATAAGAAAGTGCAATACTTCAATACTGAATTCAACAATTATAAAGTTCTATTCTTGAAAAATTTTGACTTCCAAATCTGCTCAATGTCACTAGTAAACATCTGAATATACCGATTTAGGTCCACAAATATTTCCTCAATTACCATTACTTACCATTACTCAAAGACATATTTTAGGAAATATTCAAATTCTCTAGGAATTACATTGCAAATTTAGTCAGATGGcgaagtatatatacatgtatataaatgTGGGTATATAAATGTGGGTATATAACTCAAATTCAGAGGTGGCAAGATGGCTGGGTCAAGTAATCAGTCAATATTCGCTCAGTTTGAAGAGAGCTAAAATTTAGTATGGGTTGATCCCTAGATACTTTTGTGTCCATTAGTCCGTTATTAAAATTGTTTAAATACAAACTAATGGTTTGACTATTAATCTAAATCTTCCAATAATGCATTATAGGAGGGAATTTGAAATAAATATTCAAGTTTATCCGACTTTCAGTccgtttaaataataatattacttgatttGACTGTTTAACCCATTTGAAATGAATGGAAACCCAAATCCACACATTTGTAAGTGGGTTGAAATTGCCACCTCTACAGTAtgcaacataaaatgttaaaatcaGTAAACGAAACATACCCTTTTTGCCTCGGGTGTGATTCGCTCTATTATAGAGCTAGAATTGAAAGGTACCCATCCGCTAAAGATTGCACCCCCACCAAGCGTTTTTGGATATAGCAGAACACTAGCTAAGGTCAAAGCACCTGCAACATTCATAATAATGTTATGTTAATGTTGTTTCCATACACAGACGCATGCATgcttgtgtttgtgtgtgtgtgtgtgtgtgtttttgaaagaGATAGAGACCTCCTTGACTAAAGCCACAAATAAACACATTTTTTGGGTCAATTCCGGAAGCCACCTTCTTGTCAATCATTGAATGCACATTTTGAACTGCTTTAAGTAACGAACTTTCATCCACAGGAGAATTCTGCACATTCAGTACAGGGATTAAATGTGAAAATTGTTAAAATTTTAAACAGAACAAAACAATTTTAAGCTAAAGATGTCTAACACTATGGATGAACGATGAAATACTAATTGCCTAAAAACCAATTATATAATCATTTAAAGCTCGAAAACGAGATATTGTAAACTGCGGATAAAAAGTGCAGGACGTTGAAAACTACAAAATAAATGGAGAAAGATAGCTTACAGCGGTTATAGGTATCTCATGAATGTCGAACCATGAAGGCATCACAGAACCATCTGTAGATAAATTTAAGACATtgtttatgatatataatatattgatatacatatacatatataaagttttaaataaaataaaaagaatcaTTTTGCCTTTCACTATTATACAGCACACCGTCATCATAGTAAAAGATGATTAATGATATTCGACAAGGCAACATAGTTGCTATAGCATCCTAAATCTTACAAAAAGGGTTTCTGATTTTGTGACATGTGACTATTCTCTAAAGCTATATCACAACTTACTTACAAACCTACAACAAACAAATTCACATTTGTTGATCCCAGAAAATTACAAATTTTCAAACTAGTTGGGGTAGGCAATACTTAGTAATAAATTGAGGGCTTGCAATAAGGATGAGCATGGTACAAAACCGGTACAGAGTCATACTGAACTGGTCATCTATTATTTTTTACCCTAATGTAAGTATCAAATGCGTTACCAATAGAAGCGCTTTAGTACTGGTACGGTTCCGTACTAGTATGGTAAAAAAGTGGTACCCTACCCGTTTGGTatcaaaacataaaaatataaacgtATTAAATCATGTAAGCTTGAAAACAAACACATGCAAACTCGAGTCATACACCAAAATAAATACTTCTTCCATCCCATTTCCATCCCACTATAAGTGTCCAGCTTTTCAAACCAATATTTTTAGCTGACTTCAAATATTTTCATTTgtcttatataatatttgatgaaaattatatgaatgaattgagttttaaatgtgttttTATTAGTAACACTTTCATCAAGTATTATATTATATAACACGCTTAAAGGGTAAAGtgtaaaaaaattatttttctagTTCAGACTACCTGAAAAAAGGGAGTATTTTTTATAGGTGCACGTGGTGTACGTGGCCTAACCATGTTATTCCATGACCGTTTCTAACCCTTTTCCCTATCACCATGTTGTTAGTGAGGTTTGAACCCGATACCTCTTGTAAAGTAATTGTTGATAAATGCAAACTTTGCGATCTTCACCATTTTTGCCAATTGCCATATGTTCTTCATACGGGTTCCAATTTGGTTAATTCAAAAGGTCAAATGTGTGTAACTCGAATAGCTATAAATTTCACAAATTACTCAAATTTAGGGGGGGCTAGACCCCTCCTAGACCCTATTAAGTTCCGCCAAATGTAGTACAACACGTTTATGTATCAAATTTATTTAGGATACTCGTTATGTAATTTTCTTCTGGTTGATCTCAGCTTCACATAAATTACGCACAATAAGGAATCCATAACACTAAATTTGACACCGGAGCCTTAACTTAGTGATATGGGGTGAGATCCAACTTGGAGTACTGCCAACCCAAGTTCGATTATCACTCAAAACGGGGAGTTTCCAACCTTTTGATGGCAACATCAATGCGATTCATCAATGCGATTCGAGAAGGTCTCCAGTggttttcccaaccttcgatggtactgccagCATCGTCGCGAAGGTGGTTAAGTCCCTCTGAGTGATGCCAATATTGCCGTTcggaaaaaaaaaaatactaaagttgACATATGATACTAACTCAAAATCAAAccctaagcacaaaccctaattaTACAAATTATTAGTTAAAAATTCAGCAACCAAAAAATGAAGCTTAAAAAAGGGACTTACAATTACAAGAAACAGGTTGAGAAGGAGCAGTAGGGAAAGACCATTGAGTGTTATTGAATTGAGAGGAAGTGAAGATAGATTTGATGGGTTCATTGGCTGGACCGGAGTCACCTAAACCGTGCAACCATAATATGAAGCTTCTAGACGACATTGACTTTGACTTTAAGGATCCAAGGGTTTTAGATTTAGGAGATGATGAAGGAAATGAGAGGAATATTATGAAAATGGTGATGGAGAAAGTGAGGGTGAGCAGGGCAACTGGTTTTATAAAGAAAAGTATTGATTCGGAAGATGCCTTTTTCATTTTGGTTCCATGGGGTTTTTTAGCTCACCGCTTTTGTTATTGTAATTGTGAGGTTTGTGACACATTTTAGCCTacttttgtttttctgttttttaatttttGCATCATTTTTAAAATCAaaaataagttatattttataGATTGTAAACTATCAAGAGTAGTTTCAATGGCAGTGTCAATCTTGTGTCAATTTTGTGTCAACTGAATGCCAATCATATGCTACCATTAGGAGTGCATTGCCAATCACTTGTCAATTTCATTTAGCCAACCATTTCGTCAATTTTCAGCATTTTGATTCACGGAAGTGTAAGTTTGATTTACTTGTACATATAGCATTAGTATTTGTaaattgattttattaattaatttagtgtGTATTTCATGTTGGGAGTAAAATGTTATGGGTTAGTGATGAAAATAAAATGGTGACGTAGCGCTGATGTGACAATGTGTTAATCTAAAGAAGGGCGTCATGGTTGGGAATGCTCTAAGATAACATAAAGTTTTAGAATAGATATCGGAGAGATTAGTGATTAAATCTGATTGTTCCTATATGCTCCATAGAAACCCATCGTTATTTCTTTTCTGTACAATTACTCTCATTTTTTTAAGGTAATGCAATACAAGAAGTCAGAAATCTGGTTGTTTTTTATGATGAAAAAAGCTTTTTTTATCTGAATCAATTTGAACACTCGAGATTTCAAAGTCTATTATTAGAAGGCTATTTGTTTAAGTAATCTGAAACAACCAACTCAAATTAGATCTTTctttttgtaacatcccgtttttcccatacatatttaaaggtacatacttaatcgtagtacgtttataactcgttagtttATGTGTGaatgtatatgtatacgtatagatacaatatatatatatatatatatatatatatatatatatatatatatatatatatatatatatatacacttgagAATGCATGCATGTGGAAGTTTATACATGGGTTTTTATGGTGCTAAGTCATGTGAGACGTAAATGTGAAGTTTAGACATATGTAGGAAGCGAGGACGGGGCGTACAAGTCAAATATTTAATCATTAAATTTTGTTGTCGAGCAAACGATCAGGCACAGGCCTTTGCCGCGCCGCGGAAGTCCAGGTCGCGCCGCGGTATTCAACTGAAATCAAGGTCAGGAGGCCTGTTAAACAGGTCGAAATATCTTTGTATTGTCGCGCCACGATGACCTcagccgcgccgcggcatctcaAGCAAAACGAAGTCAGGAAGCATGCTAAGGAGGGTCAGTTtttcctttatgtgtcgcgccgcgacaaatggcgcCGCGCCGCGGCAGTTTTGCTGAACTGATTCCGGATTTAGCTCATTTTAAGTGATttaaaggggcaaattggtaatttgacgTATAGAGCTGAtgggagcatttaatctccaccacttttccatttttctcatttcttttctattttcttcctccattttactctcaaacataaaaacccatttaaattcaagtgagatttgtgaatgaagaattgagagttgatctttggagcaagaattaaagttgttctccttgttcttagctacaagtggatagtgttggtaagtcttaactccattttttgagttttaattagtttatgctagggtttggttcatttggaacttgtaagacccatttgggggtaatatgggtggatttgagTTATGTTGATGAAagaaaaccctaaatagctataatctagggtttggtcttatgttttgagatttaaagtgttaaatggcgtttttagtcactaatacacttgtaattgaaggaaAATTGTAATTGGGTTAAGTTGACCAAGTTTGTAAgtttaagtatttaaaatgggtcgaaagagtaatgttgacctagtttgggtgaaatgggtatgaattacccaaagtttgtgttggtttaagttagtagactttaaatcactagttttagtgatCTAACATGTGTCTTGGCCAATTAAGGgcggtttttgaaatgtcccgttcttattgattaaaaacgttccatattaattgatttcgttgcgaggttttgacctctatatgagacgtttttcaaagactgcattcattttaaaacaaaccataacctttatttcatcaataaaggtttaaaaagctttacgtagattatcaaataatgataatctaaaatatcctgtttacacacgaccattacataatggtttacaatacaaatatgttacaacaaaataagtttcttgaatgcagtttttacacaatatcatacaagcatggactccaaatctcgtccttatttaagtatgcgacagcggaagctcttaataatcacctgagaataaacatgcttaaaacgtcaacaaaaatgttggtgagttataggtttaacctatatatatcaaatcataataatagaccacaagatttcatatttcaatacacatcccatacatagagataaaaatcattcatatggtgaacacctggtaaccgacattaacaagatgcatatataagaatatctccatcattccgggacacccttcggatatgatataaatttcgaagtactaaagcatccggtactttggatggggtttgttaggcccaatagatctatctttaggattcgcgtcaattagggtgtctgttccctaattcttagattaccagacttaataaaaaggggcatattcgatttcgataattcaaccatagaatgtagtttcacgtacttgtgtctattttgtaaatcatttataaaacctgcatgtattctcatcccaaaaatattagattttaaaagtgggactataactcactttcacagatttttacttcgtcgggaagtaagacttggccactggttgattcacgaacctataacaatatatacatatatatcaaagtatgttcaaaatatatttacaacacttttaatatattttgatgttttaagtttattaagtcagctgtcctcgttagtaacctacaactagttgtccacagttagatgtacagaaataaatcgataaatattatcttgaatcaatccacgacccagtgtatacgtatctcagtattgatcacaactcaaactatatatattttggaatcaacctcaaccctgtatagctaactccaacattcacatatagagtgtctatggttgttccgaaatatatatagatgtgtcgacatgataggtcgaaacattgtatacgtgtctatggtatctcaagattacataatatacaatacaagttgattaagttatggttggaatagattttttaccaattttcacgtagctaaaatgagaaaaattatccaatcttgttttacccataacttcttcattttaaatccgttttgagtgaatcaaattgctatggtttcatattgaactctattttatgaatctaaacagaaaaagtataggtttatagtcagagaaataagttacaagtcgtttttgtaaaggtagtcatttcagtcgaaagaacgacgtctagatgaccattttagaaaacatacttccactttgagtttaaccataatttttggatatagtttcatgttcataataaaaatcattttctcagaataacaacttttaaatcaaagtttatcatagtttttaattaactaacctaaaacagcccgcggtgttactacgacggcgtaaatccggttttacgatgtttttcgtgtctccaggttttaaatcattaagttagcatatcatatagatatagaacatgtgtttagttgattttgaaagtcaagttagaaggattaacttttgtttgcgaacaagtttagaattaactaaactatgttctagtgattacaagtttaaaccttcgaataagatagctttatatgtatgaattgaatgatgttatgaacatcattactaccttaagttccttggataaacctactggaaaagtgaaaaatagatctagcttcaacggatccttggatggctcgaagttcttgaagcagaatcatgacacgaaaacaagttcaagtaagatcatcacttgaaataagattgttatagttatagaaattgaaccaaagtttgaatatgattattaccttgtattagaatgataacctactgtaagaaacaaagatttcttgaggttggatgatcaccttacaagattggaagtgagctagcaaacttgaaagtattcttgattttatgtaactagaacttgtagaatatatgaagaacacttagaatttgaagatagaacttgagagagatcaattagatgaagaaaattgaagaatgaaagtgtttgtaggtgtttttggtcgttggtgtatggattagatataaaggatatgtaattttgttttcatgtaaataagtcatgaatgattactcatatttttgtaattttatgagatatttcatgctagttgccaaatgatggttcccacatgtgttaggtgactcacatgggctgctaagagctgatcattggagtgtatataccaatagtacatacatctaaaagctgtgtattgtacgagtacgaatacgggtgcatacgagtagaattattgatgaaactgaacgaggatgtaattgtaagcatttttgttaagtagaagtattttgataagtgtattgaagtctttcaaaagtgtataaatacatattaaaacactacatgtatatacattttaactgagtcgttaagtcatcgttagtcgttacatgtaagtgttgttttgaaacctttaggttaacgatcttgttaaatgttgttaacccaatgtttataatataaaatgagattttaaattattatattatcatgatattatcatgtatgaatatctcttaatatgatatatatacattaaatgtctttacaacgataatcgttacatatatgtctcgtttaaaaatcattaagttagcagtcttgtttttacatatgtagttcattgttaatatacttaatgatatgtttacttatcatagtatcatgttaactatatatatatatatccatatatatgccatcatatagtttttacaagttttaacgttcgtgaatcaccggtcaacttgggtggtcaattgtctatatgaaacatatttcaattaatcaagtcttaacaagtttgattgcttaacatgttggaaacatttaatcatgtaaatatcaatctcaattaatatatataaacatggaaaagttcgggtcactacagtacctacccgttaaataaatttcgtcccgaaattttaagctgttgaaggtgttgacgaatcttctggaaatagatgcgggtatttcttcttcatctgatcttcacgctcccaggtgaactcgggtcctctacgagcattccaacgaaccttaacaattggtatcttgttttgcttaagtcttttaacctcacgatccattatttcgatgggttcttcgatgaattgaagtttttcgttgatttggatttcatctaacggaatagtgagatcttctttagcaaaacatttcttcaaattcgagacgggaaaagtgttatgtacagtcgcgagttgttgaggtaactcaagtcggtaagctactggtccgacacgatcaataatcttgaatggtccaatataccttggatttaatttccctcgtttaccaaatcgaacaacgcctttccaaggtgcaactttaagcatgaccatctctccaatttcaaattctatatcttttcttttaatgtcagcgtagctcttttgtcgactttgggcggttttcaaccgttgttgaatttggatgatcttctcggtagattcttgtataatctccggacccgtaatctgtctatcccccacttcactccaacaaatcggagacctgcactttctaccataaagtgcttcaaacggcgccatctcaatgcttgaatggtagctgttgttgtaggaaaattctgctaatggtagatgtcgatcccaactgtttctgaaatcaataacacatgctcgtagcatgtcttcaagcgtttgtatcgtcctttcgctctgcccattagtttgtggatgataggcagtactcatgtctagacgagttcctaatgcttgctgtaatgtctgccagaatcttgaaataaatctgccatccctatcagagataatagagattggtattccatgtctggagacgacttcctttaaatacagtcgtgctaacttctccatcttgtcatcttctcttattggcaggaagtgtgctgatttggtgagacggtcaactattacctaaatagtatcaaaaccacttgcagtccttggcaatttagtgatgaaatccatggtaatgttttcccatttccattccgggatttcgggttgttgaagtagacctgatggtttctgatgctcagctttgaccttagaacacgtcaaacattctcctacatatttagcaacatcagctttcatacccggccaccaaaaatatttcttgagatccttgtacatcttccccgttccaggatgtattgagtatctggttttatgagcttctctaagtaccatttctctcatatctccaaattttggtacccaaatcctttcagccctataccgggttccgtcttccagaatattaagatgcttctccgatcccttgggtatttcatcctttaaatttccctcttttaaaactccttgttgtgcctcctttatttgagtagtaaggttattatgaatcattatattcatagattttactcgaatggattctctgtccttcctgctcaaggcatcggctaccacatttgccttccccgggtggtaacgaatctcaaagtcgtaatcattcaacaattcaatccacctacgctgcctcatattcagttgtttctgattaaa comes from Rutidosis leptorrhynchoides isolate AG116_Rl617_1_P2 chromosome 4, CSIRO_AGI_Rlap_v1, whole genome shotgun sequence and encodes:
- the LOC139843532 gene encoding probable carboxylesterase SOBER1-like, which gives rise to MKKASSESILFFIKPVALLTLTFSITIFIIFLSFPSSSPKSKTLGSLKSKSMSSRSFILWLHGLGDSGPANEPIKSIFTSSQFNNTQWSFPTAPSQPVSCNYGSVMPSWFDIHEIPITANSPVDESSLLKAVQNVHSMIDKKVASGIDPKNVFICGFSQGGALTLASVLLYPKTLGGGAIFSGWVPFNSSSIIERITPEAKRTPMLWSHGMADGTALFEAGQAGPPFLQHVGMNCEFKAYPGLAHSLNNQEFQHLESWIKSRLQSSS
- the LOC139843529 gene encoding tropinone reductase-like 3, whose protein sequence is MENSKIGRRFEGKVAIITASTQGIGYSIAQRLGVEGASVVISSRRQRNVDEAVKKLKEQGIEVMGLVCHVSNAQQRKNLIDQTIQKYGKIDVVVSNAAANPSVDAILQTKETSLDKLWEINVKTSILLLQEASTHLTKGSSIVFISSISAFEPPAGLAMYGVTKTALLGLTKALATELAPHTRVNCVAPGFVPTHFAEYITSNPAMRKDLEGKTPLKRLGTTEDMAAATAFLASDEASYITGETIVVAGGAPSRL